Proteins from a genomic interval of Rhodococcoides fascians A25f:
- a CDS encoding esterase/lipase family protein has product MRARAVLGRTSVALAGVAVVLTGIPASATPAAGSFAEAFAYSIAHPGVTPAGSNDYSCVPSAQHPEPVVLVHGFLENSYDNWASLSPKLADAGYCVFAIDYGSTGPVPALGALESIPESAAELSTFVDSVFAATGAEKVSIVGHSKGGTVPRYYARFLGGDRTVARIVALSPPNYPTAGPPVQDDVLQRLNEGSDTVTGIEYTTIVTRYDQIVVPYTASLLTGAGNTNVVLQDVCTANVVEHTGISYDPLAQRLVQNALDPENAQPISC; this is encoded by the coding sequence GTGCGGGCGCGCGCAGTGCTGGGGCGCACGTCGGTTGCGCTCGCCGGCGTCGCGGTGGTTCTGACTGGCATCCCGGCCTCGGCCACACCTGCGGCGGGCTCGTTCGCCGAGGCTTTCGCATATTCGATCGCGCACCCGGGAGTGACGCCTGCAGGCTCGAACGACTACTCGTGCGTCCCCAGTGCGCAGCACCCGGAACCGGTGGTGCTGGTGCACGGTTTCCTGGAGAACTCGTACGACAACTGGGCGTCCTTGTCGCCGAAGTTGGCCGATGCCGGGTACTGCGTGTTCGCGATCGACTACGGCAGCACCGGGCCGGTGCCCGCGCTCGGAGCACTCGAGTCCATCCCCGAGAGCGCTGCGGAATTGTCGACCTTCGTCGACTCCGTTTTCGCGGCAACAGGAGCCGAGAAGGTGTCGATCGTCGGCCACTCGAAGGGTGGCACGGTGCCCCGCTACTACGCGCGCTTCCTCGGCGGGGATCGCACGGTGGCACGGATTGTCGCGTTGTCGCCGCCGAACTATCCGACTGCGGGCCCGCCCGTGCAGGACGACGTGCTGCAGAGACTGAACGAGGGGAGCGACACCGTCACGGGGATCGAGTACACGACGATCGTCACCCGCTACGACCAGATCGTCGTTCCGTACACCGCGTCACTGCTGACCGGTGCAGGAAACACGAACGTGGTGTTGCAGGACGTATGCACGGCGAACGTCGTCGAGCACACAGGAATTTCCTACGATCCGCTCGCCCAGCGGCTGGTGCAGAACGCACTGGATCCGGAGAACGCGCAGCCGATCAGCTGCTGA
- a CDS encoding maleylpyruvate isomerase family mycothiol-dependent enzyme, which produces MSSDPDDDAIFAEISDERRSIARTLETLTPEQWDTPSLCDAWTVRDVAAHLVVPLIVPLWQFGLAMARTRGNFDRANQLMTQRVRRKHGVELPALLTAHADKKFTPPGHGPMAPLSDVIVHGLDMCRPLGIEHHVPDHRMITMLDYLVPATGAAPFKGPELRLHWRATDLDWTRGDGPIIEGSAGTLALILTGRSSALADVTGPGAEQLAQARANRRRA; this is translated from the coding sequence ATGTCCAGCGATCCCGACGACGACGCGATCTTCGCCGAAATTTCCGACGAACGACGCTCCATCGCGCGCACACTCGAGACCTTGACCCCCGAACAATGGGACACTCCGTCGCTGTGCGACGCCTGGACTGTGCGCGACGTCGCCGCCCATCTGGTGGTCCCGCTGATCGTCCCCCTCTGGCAATTCGGCCTCGCCATGGCACGTACCCGAGGCAACTTCGACCGGGCCAATCAGCTGATGACCCAGCGTGTGCGTCGCAAGCACGGCGTCGAACTGCCCGCGCTCCTCACAGCTCACGCAGACAAGAAGTTCACCCCGCCGGGACACGGGCCGATGGCTCCCTTGTCCGACGTCATCGTGCACGGATTGGACATGTGTCGACCGCTGGGCATCGAGCACCACGTTCCCGACCACCGCATGATCACGATGCTCGATTATTTGGTGCCCGCAACCGGCGCAGCACCGTTCAAAGGACCCGAACTTCGATTGCATTGGCGCGCAACCGATCTCGACTGGACCCGCGGCGACGGTCCGATCATCGAAGGATCCGCGGGCACGCTGGCGCTGATTCTTACCGGACGTAGCAGCGCTCTCGCAGACGTCACCGGGCCCGGTGCCGAGCAACTCGCCCAGGCACGGGCCAACCGTCGTCGGGCATGA
- a CDS encoding DUF3817 domain-containing protein has translation MSSAPEKAQASANKTQKIASALLRYRVLAYATGIWLLVLVAEMVAKYIFKVENVPNWIAVVHGWVYLVYLILTIDLAIKVRWPAGRTIGTLLAGTIPFLSFYIEHKRTKQVKADFSV, from the coding sequence GTGAGTTCGGCACCGGAGAAGGCGCAGGCATCTGCGAACAAGACCCAGAAGATTGCATCCGCGTTGCTGCGTTACCGCGTTCTGGCCTACGCCACCGGTATCTGGTTGCTGGTCCTCGTGGCCGAGATGGTCGCGAAGTACATCTTCAAGGTCGAGAACGTGCCGAATTGGATTGCCGTCGTACACGGTTGGGTCTACCTCGTGTACCTGATCCTGACGATCGACCTCGCGATCAAGGTGCGCTGGCCCGCAGGCCGCACCATCGGCACGCTACTGGCCGGCACCATCCCGTTCCTCTCGTTCTACATCGAGCACAAGCGCACCAAGCAGGTCAAAGCCGATTTCTCCGTCTGA
- a CDS encoding glucitol operon activator → MTTSRPNRRPALIALVVVAAAVCLGLGWWQWERFESVGGNGQNLGYAFQWPLFAAFVVYAYRKFVRLEDEDPDEAAAARPDGPTEVPLDLLPQRHAPAADTNDLDDPEARQLLEYNSYLAELNESRGTDRSTT, encoded by the coding sequence GTGACCACCTCCCGCCCGAACCGTCGACCTGCGTTGATCGCGCTGGTCGTGGTGGCAGCGGCGGTCTGTCTCGGCCTCGGCTGGTGGCAGTGGGAACGCTTCGAGTCGGTCGGTGGCAACGGCCAGAACCTGGGGTACGCGTTCCAGTGGCCCTTGTTCGCCGCGTTCGTGGTGTACGCCTACCGCAAATTCGTCCGACTCGAGGACGAGGATCCGGACGAAGCGGCAGCCGCGCGACCCGACGGCCCCACCGAGGTGCCCCTCGACCTGCTTCCCCAGCGGCATGCCCCGGCGGCGGACACGAACGATCTCGACGATCCCGAGGCCCGGCAACTACTCGAATACAACAGCTACCTCGCGGAGCTGAACGAATCCCGCGGGACCGACAGGAGCACCACGTGA
- a CDS encoding TetR/AcrR family transcriptional regulator, with the protein MVKKENSYDPARILELLWRVDAKPSRTGLSVDAIVDAAIELADAHGLEFVSMRNVAEHLGVGAMSLYTHVPGREELADLMIDRSLVGLYSHVDEPSSVPGGWRPALRFVAERNWSLYQRHSWLLEAEGARPVLGPHTNDKYEAELRPLVGTGLTDIEIDSVLTLVLTHVSGTARALAGVVRVKEQSGMTDAQWWAATAPIIERVMDRERFPVSSRVGTAAAASYDAASDPVHAYRFGLECILDGVEALMSRGQPADRNSASE; encoded by the coding sequence GTGGTGAAGAAGGAGAACTCGTACGACCCAGCGCGCATTCTCGAGTTGCTCTGGCGAGTCGACGCCAAGCCGAGCCGTACCGGACTGAGCGTGGACGCGATCGTCGACGCCGCCATCGAGCTGGCCGACGCGCACGGCCTCGAGTTCGTGTCGATGCGCAACGTGGCCGAGCATCTCGGGGTCGGCGCAATGTCGCTCTACACCCACGTTCCGGGTCGAGAGGAGTTGGCGGATCTGATGATCGACCGATCCCTCGTCGGCCTCTACTCGCATGTCGACGAGCCGTCCTCTGTTCCCGGCGGGTGGCGTCCTGCTCTGCGGTTCGTCGCCGAGCGCAATTGGTCTCTGTATCAACGGCATTCGTGGCTGCTGGAGGCGGAAGGGGCGCGGCCGGTGCTGGGGCCGCACACCAACGACAAGTACGAGGCCGAACTACGCCCCCTGGTCGGCACCGGCCTGACCGACATCGAGATCGACTCCGTGCTCACACTCGTACTCACGCACGTCTCCGGTACCGCGCGTGCCCTCGCGGGCGTCGTGCGGGTGAAGGAGCAGTCGGGAATGACCGACGCTCAGTGGTGGGCGGCCACTGCTCCGATCATCGAACGGGTGATGGACCGTGAGCGTTTTCCGGTGTCGTCTCGGGTCGGAACGGCCGCGGCGGCGTCGTACGACGCCGCCAGCGACCCTGTGCACGCCTACCGGTTCGGGTTGGAGTGCATTCTCGACGGTGTGGAGGCGCTGATGTCTCGCGGTCAGCCTGCCGATCGCAATTCCGCTTCGGAGTGA